Proteins encoded together in one Triticum dicoccoides isolate Atlit2015 ecotype Zavitan chromosome 7B, WEW_v2.0, whole genome shotgun sequence window:
- the LOC119336666 gene encoding histone H2B.3-like, producing MAPKAEKKPVAEKAEKTTTAKKTKAEKRPPASKEGGEKKGKKKSKKSVETYKIYIFKVLKQVHPDIGISSKAMSIMNSFINDIFEKLAGESAKLARYNKKPTITSREIQTSVRLVLPGELAKHAVSEGTKAVTKFTSS from the coding sequence ATGGCCCCCAAGGCAGAGAAGAAGCCGGTGGCGGAGAAGGCCGAGAAGACCACGacggcgaagaagaccaaggccgaGAAGAGGCCACCTGCGTCCAAGGAGGGCggcgagaagaaggggaagaagaagtccaagaagagcgtggagacgtacaagatctacatcttcaaggtgctgaagcaggtgcacCCGGACATTGGCATCTCCTCCAAGGCCATGTCcatcatgaactccttcatcaacgACATCTTCGAGAAGCTCGCCGGCGAGTCCGCCAAGCTCGCCAGGTACAACAAGAAGCCCACCATCACGTCCCGGGAGATCCAGACATCCGTCCGCCTCGTCCTCCCCGGCGAGCTCGCCAAGCACGCCGTCTCTGAGGGCACCAAGGCCGTCACCAAGTTCACCTCCTCCTAG